The Nitrospiraceae bacterium genome segment AGCTTGAGGCAGGCGATGTAATAGGAGTAAGAGGACCCTACGGTGTAGGGTTCCCCATAAGGATACTTGAGGGAAATGATCTGTTGATTGTAGCCGGAGGATTAGGAATAGCGCCTCTTCGTTCTCTTATAAATTATGTTTTGGATAATAGAAGAGATTTTGGAAACGTTCATATACTGCTTGGCTGTAAATCTCCAAATGACATGCTGTTTGTTGACGAACTCGGCGAATGGCAAAAGCGTATGGATGTTCACTATGAATGTACTGTAGACAATGCAGCTCCGGATTGGGCAGGAAATGTAGGGCTTATTACTACATTGCTTCCCGGTGTTGATATAGAGCCAGAAAGAACATTTGCAGTGGTAGTCGGTCCTCCTGTGATGTATAAATTTGTGATAAAAGAACTTCTGGCAAAAAACATCCCTGAAAGACAGATTCTTGTATCTTTTGAACGCCATATGAAATGCGGAATGGGCAAATGCGGCCGCTGTCAGATACAAGGAATATACTGCTGTCAGGATGGACCTGTTTTCAATTATGAAAAAATCAAAGATTTGAGCGAGGCATTCTAATGAAAAAACCAAAAGTAGCTTTTTTTGATTTTGCCTGTTGTGAAGGGTGCCAGCTTCAGGTGGCAAATATAGGTGAAGCATTGCTGGATGTTTTGGGTGTAATAGATGTAGTAGAGTTTCGCGAAGTTATGTCAGAAAAATGGGATAAAGACATTGATGTTGCTATTATTGAAGGAAGCATTACCAACAAGAATGCTGTTGAAAGAATCAAAGAAATAAGAAAAAGAGCAAAGGTTTTGATTGCATACGGCTCCTGCGCAACTATCGGAGGTGTCAATGGAATGAAGAATGCTTTTGATCTCGATGAGATTAGAAACTATGTTTATGGCAAAGACTTCAAATTCTTCCCGACAGAAAAAACACAAGCAGTTAATCAGGTAGTTAAGGTTGATTATTTTGTGAATGGCTGTCCTGTTTACGTGCCCGAATTTTTAACTGTTGTAAAGGCAGCGCTGCGAAGCATTCCTTATTATGTGCCTGATTATCCTATTTGTGTTGAATGCAAACTTAATGAAAATATCTGCATGTACGACCGAGGAGTTTCCTGCCTTGGCCCTGTTACAAAGGCAGGATGCAATTCATGGTGCATAAATAACGGGAATATTTGTTATGGATGCCGCGGAATGATCTCAAATCCAAATGAAAAAAGCGCAAAAGATGTGCTTGCAAAACACAATATACCAGTAGAATTTATAACAAATAAAATGAATATGTATAACAAATGCAGGGAGCTGAACAAAAATGAATAAACGGAATATCGATATAAATGTAGAGTACCTGACAAGAGTTG includes the following:
- a CDS encoding FAD/NAD(P)-binding protein, producing the protein MDKVAIKDSKYIPKKAQIIKVTQMTPHEKFFHLVLEGGESLDHEPGQFIMVSVVGVGEVPVSVCSSPSRRGSFDLCVRAVGKVTRSLHKLEAGDVIGVRGPYGVGFPIRILEGNDLLIVAGGLGIAPLRSLINYVLDNRRDFGNVHILLGCKSPNDMLFVDELGEWQKRMDVHYECTVDNAAPDWAGNVGLITTLLPGVDIEPERTFAVVVGPPVMYKFVIKELLAKNIPERQILVSFERHMKCGMGKCGRCQIQGIYCCQDGPVFNYEKIKDLSEAF